In Phyllopteryx taeniolatus isolate TA_2022b chromosome 8, UOR_Ptae_1.2, whole genome shotgun sequence, one genomic interval encodes:
- the LOC133482295 gene encoding transmembrane protease serine 2-like isoform X1: MSTNTWVTIDRMRPPSRSEVMPQYVHHLAPKSLPEITHATPQRKDSKQRCVKYTVVAVICSLLLLLLAGILLAYYYSSTCVHGIPCGGNTGCVWKSQWCDGVVDCPAGQDEAYCVRLHGSSFLLQIFSTHTKQWKTVCSHGWTAQLAQTSCRDIGYSGSTSVTSGLHQVHSDDGFLMVKSDPNPHVPIVQQVAFSNYCPNNTVVTLLCTDCTGGINSSRVFRSQQASLGAWPWQVSLQLEGSHRCGGAIVSPYWIVTAAQCAVMTSSPGDWSVYAGLVEPLGILFNPAHAVSLVIAHEGFDGITHKNDIALMRLSKPLDFTSSSNVGPVCLPNVGLNISVPVNGWTTGYGVSLNGDSPYLVEAQVSLRDAAGCNSSTAYNGQILKEMLCAKGVQPGPDACKTDSGGPLVSQSDGLWWLVGDNIWPESCTDLNKPGVYSNVTFFLDWIYHQMKKHQND, translated from the exons atgagcacTAATACG TGGGTGACCATTGACAGGATGCGTCCTCCTAGCCGGTCAGAAGTGATGCCTCAGTATGTTCACCATTTGGCCCCAAAGTCCCTGCCTGAAATCACCCATGCGACTCCACAACGAAAAG ATTCCAAACAGAGATGTGTTAAGTATACTGTGGTTGCTGTCATCTGCTCGCTGCTCCTCTTGCTGCTGGCTGGCATTCTCCTGGCctattact ATTCCTCCACCTGTGTGCATGGAATACCATGCGGTGGTAATACAGGCTGTGTGTGGAAGTCCCAGTGGTGTGATGGGGTGGTGGACTGCCCAGCGGGCCAGGATGAAGCTtattgtg TAAGACTTCATGGCTCCAGTTTCTTGCTTCAGATCTTCTCGACTCACACCAAACAATGGAAGACTGTTTGTTCTCATGGCTGGACAGCCCAATTGGCCCAAACAAGCTGCCGGGACATTGGATACAGCGG GAGCACAAGTGTTACATCAGGCCTACATCAGGTACATTCCGATGATGGGTTCTTGATGGTGAAGTCTGACCCAAACCCTCACGTACCCATAGTCCAACAGGTTGCTTTCAG CAACTACTGTCCGAACAACACTGTGGTGACATTGCTATGTACAG ATTGTACCGGAGGCATAAACTCCAGCAGGGTTTTTAGGAGCCAGCAGGCCTCCCTCGGGGCCTGGCCGTGGCAGGTCAGCCTGCAGCTTGAGGGTTCCCACCGGTGTGGAGGTGCTATCGTTTCCCCTTACTGGATTGTCACAGCGGCTCAATGTGCGGTAAT GACGTCCAGTCCTGGAGACTGGTCAGTGTATGCGGGGCTTGTGGAGCCTTTGGGCATTCTCTTTAACCCCGCTCACGCTGTGAGCCTTGTCATTGCTCACGAAGGCTTTGACGGAATCACTCACAAGAATGACATTGCTCTGATGAGACTCAGCAAACCTCTAGACTTTACCT CCTCCAGTAATGTTGGTCCCGTGTGCCTCCCAAATGTTGGTCTTAACATCTCAGTCCCCGTAAATGGCTGGACAACAGGATATGGTGTTTCACTCAATGGAG ACTCTCCATACCTGGTTGAAGCTCAGGTCTCTCTGAGGGATGCTGCGGGATGCAACAGCTCCACAGCTTACAATGGACAAATATTGAAGGAGATGCTGTGTGCCAAAGGGGTGCAACCTGGACCGGACGCATGCAAA ACTGACAGTGGTGGGCCTCTGGTGTCTCAGAGCGACGGCTTATGGTGGCTTGTTGGGGACAATATTTGGCCAGAAAGTTGCACCGACCTGAACAAGCCAGGTGTTTATAGCAACGTCACCTTTTTCTTGGACTGGATATACCATCAGATGAAG AAACATCAAAATGACTGA
- the LOC133482295 gene encoding transmembrane protease serine 2-like isoform X3 gives MSTNTWVTIDRMRPPSRSEVMPQYVHHLAPKSLPEITHATPQRKDSKQRCVKYTVVAVICSLLLLLLAGILLAYYYSSTCVHGIPCGGNTGCVWKSQWCDGVVDCPAGQDEAYCVRLHGSSFLLQIFSTHTKQWKTVCSHGWTAQLAQTSCRDIGYSGSTSVTSGLHQVHSDDGFLMVKSDPNPHVPIVQQVAFSNYCPNNTVVTLLCTDCTGGINSSRVFRSQQASLGAWPWQVSLQLEGSHRCGGAIVSPYWIVTAAQCAVMTSSPGDWSVYAGLVEPLGILFNPAHAVSLVIAHEGFDGITHKNDIALMRLSKPLDFTSSSNVGPVCLPNVGLNISVPVNGWTTGYGVSLNGDSPYLVEAQVSLRDAAGCNSSTAYNGQILKEMLCAKGVQPGPDACKTDSGGPLVSQSDGLWWLVGDNIWPESCTDLNKPETSK, from the exons atgagcacTAATACG TGGGTGACCATTGACAGGATGCGTCCTCCTAGCCGGTCAGAAGTGATGCCTCAGTATGTTCACCATTTGGCCCCAAAGTCCCTGCCTGAAATCACCCATGCGACTCCACAACGAAAAG ATTCCAAACAGAGATGTGTTAAGTATACTGTGGTTGCTGTCATCTGCTCGCTGCTCCTCTTGCTGCTGGCTGGCATTCTCCTGGCctattact ATTCCTCCACCTGTGTGCATGGAATACCATGCGGTGGTAATACAGGCTGTGTGTGGAAGTCCCAGTGGTGTGATGGGGTGGTGGACTGCCCAGCGGGCCAGGATGAAGCTtattgtg TAAGACTTCATGGCTCCAGTTTCTTGCTTCAGATCTTCTCGACTCACACCAAACAATGGAAGACTGTTTGTTCTCATGGCTGGACAGCCCAATTGGCCCAAACAAGCTGCCGGGACATTGGATACAGCGG GAGCACAAGTGTTACATCAGGCCTACATCAGGTACATTCCGATGATGGGTTCTTGATGGTGAAGTCTGACCCAAACCCTCACGTACCCATAGTCCAACAGGTTGCTTTCAG CAACTACTGTCCGAACAACACTGTGGTGACATTGCTATGTACAG ATTGTACCGGAGGCATAAACTCCAGCAGGGTTTTTAGGAGCCAGCAGGCCTCCCTCGGGGCCTGGCCGTGGCAGGTCAGCCTGCAGCTTGAGGGTTCCCACCGGTGTGGAGGTGCTATCGTTTCCCCTTACTGGATTGTCACAGCGGCTCAATGTGCGGTAAT GACGTCCAGTCCTGGAGACTGGTCAGTGTATGCGGGGCTTGTGGAGCCTTTGGGCATTCTCTTTAACCCCGCTCACGCTGTGAGCCTTGTCATTGCTCACGAAGGCTTTGACGGAATCACTCACAAGAATGACATTGCTCTGATGAGACTCAGCAAACCTCTAGACTTTACCT CCTCCAGTAATGTTGGTCCCGTGTGCCTCCCAAATGTTGGTCTTAACATCTCAGTCCCCGTAAATGGCTGGACAACAGGATATGGTGTTTCACTCAATGGAG ACTCTCCATACCTGGTTGAAGCTCAGGTCTCTCTGAGGGATGCTGCGGGATGCAACAGCTCCACAGCTTACAATGGACAAATATTGAAGGAGATGCTGTGTGCCAAAGGGGTGCAACCTGGACCGGACGCATGCAAA ACTGACAGTGGTGGGCCTCTGGTGTCTCAGAGCGACGGCTTATGGTGGCTTGTTGGGGACAATATTTGGCCAGAAAGTTGCACCGACCTGAACAAGCCAG AAACATCAAAATGA
- the LOC133482295 gene encoding transmembrane protease serine 2-like isoform X4 — MSTNTWVTIDRMRPPSRSEVMPQYVHHLAPKSLPEITHATPQRKDSKQRCVKYTVVAVICSLLLLLLAGILLAYYYSSTCVHGIPCGGNTGCVWKSQWCDGVVDCPAGQDEAYCVRLHGSSFLLQIFSTHTKQWKTVCSHGWTAQLAQTSCRDIGYSGSTSVTSGLHQVHSDDGFLMVKSDPNPHVPIVQQVAFSNYCPNNTVVTLLCTDCTGGINSSRVFRSQQASLGAWPWQVSLQLEGSHRCGGAIVSPYWIVTAAQCAVMTSSPGDWSVYAGLVEPLGILFNPAHAVSLVIAHEGFDGITHKNDIALMRLSKPLDFTYSPYLVEAQVSLRDAAGCNSSTAYNGQILKEMLCAKGVQPGPDACKTDSGGPLVSQSDGLWWLVGDNIWPESCTDLNKPGVYSNVTFFLDWIYHQMKKHQND; from the exons atgagcacTAATACG TGGGTGACCATTGACAGGATGCGTCCTCCTAGCCGGTCAGAAGTGATGCCTCAGTATGTTCACCATTTGGCCCCAAAGTCCCTGCCTGAAATCACCCATGCGACTCCACAACGAAAAG ATTCCAAACAGAGATGTGTTAAGTATACTGTGGTTGCTGTCATCTGCTCGCTGCTCCTCTTGCTGCTGGCTGGCATTCTCCTGGCctattact ATTCCTCCACCTGTGTGCATGGAATACCATGCGGTGGTAATACAGGCTGTGTGTGGAAGTCCCAGTGGTGTGATGGGGTGGTGGACTGCCCAGCGGGCCAGGATGAAGCTtattgtg TAAGACTTCATGGCTCCAGTTTCTTGCTTCAGATCTTCTCGACTCACACCAAACAATGGAAGACTGTTTGTTCTCATGGCTGGACAGCCCAATTGGCCCAAACAAGCTGCCGGGACATTGGATACAGCGG GAGCACAAGTGTTACATCAGGCCTACATCAGGTACATTCCGATGATGGGTTCTTGATGGTGAAGTCTGACCCAAACCCTCACGTACCCATAGTCCAACAGGTTGCTTTCAG CAACTACTGTCCGAACAACACTGTGGTGACATTGCTATGTACAG ATTGTACCGGAGGCATAAACTCCAGCAGGGTTTTTAGGAGCCAGCAGGCCTCCCTCGGGGCCTGGCCGTGGCAGGTCAGCCTGCAGCTTGAGGGTTCCCACCGGTGTGGAGGTGCTATCGTTTCCCCTTACTGGATTGTCACAGCGGCTCAATGTGCGGTAAT GACGTCCAGTCCTGGAGACTGGTCAGTGTATGCGGGGCTTGTGGAGCCTTTGGGCATTCTCTTTAACCCCGCTCACGCTGTGAGCCTTGTCATTGCTCACGAAGGCTTTGACGGAATCACTCACAAGAATGACATTGCTCTGATGAGACTCAGCAAACCTCTAGACTTTACCT ACTCTCCATACCTGGTTGAAGCTCAGGTCTCTCTGAGGGATGCTGCGGGATGCAACAGCTCCACAGCTTACAATGGACAAATATTGAAGGAGATGCTGTGTGCCAAAGGGGTGCAACCTGGACCGGACGCATGCAAA ACTGACAGTGGTGGGCCTCTGGTGTCTCAGAGCGACGGCTTATGGTGGCTTGTTGGGGACAATATTTGGCCAGAAAGTTGCACCGACCTGAACAAGCCAGGTGTTTATAGCAACGTCACCTTTTTCTTGGACTGGATATACCATCAGATGAAG AAACATCAAAATGACTGA
- the LOC133482295 gene encoding transmembrane protease serine 2-like isoform X2 — MRPPSRSEVMPQYVHHLAPKSLPEITHATPQRKDSKQRCVKYTVVAVICSLLLLLLAGILLAYYYSSTCVHGIPCGGNTGCVWKSQWCDGVVDCPAGQDEAYCVRLHGSSFLLQIFSTHTKQWKTVCSHGWTAQLAQTSCRDIGYSGSTSVTSGLHQVHSDDGFLMVKSDPNPHVPIVQQVAFSNYCPNNTVVTLLCTDCTGGINSSRVFRSQQASLGAWPWQVSLQLEGSHRCGGAIVSPYWIVTAAQCAVMTSSPGDWSVYAGLVEPLGILFNPAHAVSLVIAHEGFDGITHKNDIALMRLSKPLDFTSSSNVGPVCLPNVGLNISVPVNGWTTGYGVSLNGDSPYLVEAQVSLRDAAGCNSSTAYNGQILKEMLCAKGVQPGPDACKTDSGGPLVSQSDGLWWLVGDNIWPESCTDLNKPGVYSNVTFFLDWIYHQMKKHQND, encoded by the exons ATGCGTCCTCCTAGCCGGTCAGAAGTGATGCCTCAGTATGTTCACCATTTGGCCCCAAAGTCCCTGCCTGAAATCACCCATGCGACTCCACAACGAAAAG ATTCCAAACAGAGATGTGTTAAGTATACTGTGGTTGCTGTCATCTGCTCGCTGCTCCTCTTGCTGCTGGCTGGCATTCTCCTGGCctattact ATTCCTCCACCTGTGTGCATGGAATACCATGCGGTGGTAATACAGGCTGTGTGTGGAAGTCCCAGTGGTGTGATGGGGTGGTGGACTGCCCAGCGGGCCAGGATGAAGCTtattgtg TAAGACTTCATGGCTCCAGTTTCTTGCTTCAGATCTTCTCGACTCACACCAAACAATGGAAGACTGTTTGTTCTCATGGCTGGACAGCCCAATTGGCCCAAACAAGCTGCCGGGACATTGGATACAGCGG GAGCACAAGTGTTACATCAGGCCTACATCAGGTACATTCCGATGATGGGTTCTTGATGGTGAAGTCTGACCCAAACCCTCACGTACCCATAGTCCAACAGGTTGCTTTCAG CAACTACTGTCCGAACAACACTGTGGTGACATTGCTATGTACAG ATTGTACCGGAGGCATAAACTCCAGCAGGGTTTTTAGGAGCCAGCAGGCCTCCCTCGGGGCCTGGCCGTGGCAGGTCAGCCTGCAGCTTGAGGGTTCCCACCGGTGTGGAGGTGCTATCGTTTCCCCTTACTGGATTGTCACAGCGGCTCAATGTGCGGTAAT GACGTCCAGTCCTGGAGACTGGTCAGTGTATGCGGGGCTTGTGGAGCCTTTGGGCATTCTCTTTAACCCCGCTCACGCTGTGAGCCTTGTCATTGCTCACGAAGGCTTTGACGGAATCACTCACAAGAATGACATTGCTCTGATGAGACTCAGCAAACCTCTAGACTTTACCT CCTCCAGTAATGTTGGTCCCGTGTGCCTCCCAAATGTTGGTCTTAACATCTCAGTCCCCGTAAATGGCTGGACAACAGGATATGGTGTTTCACTCAATGGAG ACTCTCCATACCTGGTTGAAGCTCAGGTCTCTCTGAGGGATGCTGCGGGATGCAACAGCTCCACAGCTTACAATGGACAAATATTGAAGGAGATGCTGTGTGCCAAAGGGGTGCAACCTGGACCGGACGCATGCAAA ACTGACAGTGGTGGGCCTCTGGTGTCTCAGAGCGACGGCTTATGGTGGCTTGTTGGGGACAATATTTGGCCAGAAAGTTGCACCGACCTGAACAAGCCAGGTGTTTATAGCAACGTCACCTTTTTCTTGGACTGGATATACCATCAGATGAAG AAACATCAAAATGACTGA